A part of Octopus sinensis linkage group LG7, ASM634580v1, whole genome shotgun sequence genomic DNA contains:
- the LOC115213851 gene encoding zinc finger protein OZF isoform X4: MEDKLEESQACDKTQPESSDVSNQECVDTEKKAYHFDIHKKTFSQYNVLLTSIKLKYSKMCNKTTAKSRSFSKGIQSDQTDFECLICGKIFSRKSYLTRHKRIHRSKKSYRCDICDRAFNDSSTLTNHRRIHTDEKPYHCDICGRRFTQFGHLSRHKYTHSGEKPHRCDICGKAFSQVDSLTRHIRIHTGEKPYQCGVCGKTFSRSSYLSVHKSVHTREKPHRCDICGKTFSGRGNMTNHKRIHTGEKPYHCNICGKTFSGCNSLTSHIQVHTGDKPYHCDICAKTFSTSSRLTRHIRTHTGEKPFHCNTCGKTFSQNGHLTQHVRVHTGEKPFHCDICGKTFTQRGHLTLHIRGHTGERPYSCDICGKAYADNQSLTRHKPVHTNKKKS; this comes from the coding sequence ATGGAAGACAAACTGGAGGAGAGTCAGGCCTGTGATAAAACACAGCCTGAATCTAGTGATGTATCTAATCAGGAGTGTGTAGATACAGAGAAAAAAGCTTACCATTTTGACATTCATAAGAAGACATTCTCACAATATAACGTACTTCTTACAAGCATAAAGCTTAAATATTCTAAAATGTGTAACAAAACAACTGCTAAGAGCCGTTCATTCTCCAAGGGTATTCAGTCAGATCAGACTGATTTTGAATGCTTAATCTGTGGTAAAATATTCTCTCGGAAATCTTATTTGACTAGACACAAACGAATACACAGAAGCAAGAAATCATaccgctgtgatatctgtgacagAGCTTTCAATGACAGCAGTACTTTGACGAATCATAGACGTATTCATACTgatgagaagccatatcactgtgatatttgtgggagAAGGTTCACTCAATTTGGTCATTTGAGTAGACACAAATATACTCATTCAGGAGAGAAACCGCAccgttgtgatatttgtgggaaGGCATTCTCACAGGTTGATAGTTTAACTCGtcacatacgtattcacacaggagagaaaccatatcaatgtggtgtttgtggtaaaacattttctcgAAGCTCTTATTTAAGTGTTCACAAATCTGTTCACACCAGAGAAAAGCCACACCGCTGTGACATCTGTGGGAAAACATTCTCTGGGAGAGGTAACATgactaatcacaaacgtattcacactggtgaaaaaccataccaTTGTAATATCTGCGGGAAGACCTTCTCTGGATGCAACAGTTTAACTAGTCACATACAAGTTCACACAGGAGAtaagccataccactgtgatatttgtgcaAAAACGTTCTCTACCAGTAGTAGATTAACTAGACATATACGCactcatactggtgaaaaaccattcCATTGCAACacctgtggtaaaacattctctcaaaaTGGTCATTTAACTCAACATGTACGAGTTcacactggtgaaaaaccatttcactgtgatatctgtggtaaaacattcactCAGAGAGGTCATTTAACACTTCACATACGTGGTCATACAGGTGAGAGACCATAcagttgtgatatttgtggtaaagctTATGCTGATAATCAGAGTTTAACTCGTCATAAACCTGtgcacacaaataagaaaaaatcatGA